Proteins encoded within one genomic window of Setaria italica strain Yugu1 chromosome IV, Setaria_italica_v2.0, whole genome shotgun sequence:
- the LOC101766098 gene encoding cytochrome P450 709B2 — protein MVMATMAGGTGGLVGAALAVVLVPWLWVALVHLAWRPYAVARAFARQGVRGPPYRFFVGNSGEAKATLAAAGGETLDRSSHDIIPRVLPHYRAWASRYGKVFLSWSGATPTLCVGSYDMARRVLADKAGLYVKPDPGPAILALLGMGLVFSEGEDWARHRRVVHPAFAMDKLKSMTGAMAACAGEVIRAWEARAAAGEVTVEVGRQFTELTADVISHTAFGSSYRRGKEVFAAQRELQHIAFASINGVRVPGMGYAPTKANVRRWRLERTVRDTLMAIIGERLAAAGEARGYGTDLLGLMLEANAAGAGGKRAMSMDEIVDECKTFFFAGHDTTAHLLTWAMFLLGTHPEWQQRLREEVLLECGGAGTALHGDALGKLKLVTMVLYETLRLYGPVNMIARVGTADTDLSGVEVPMGTILTIPIAMLHRDEEVWGADAGEFNPLRFRDGVGRAAALPGALLSFSSGPRSCIGQDFAMLEAKATLAMVLRRFAFEVAPEYVHAPADFLTLQPLHGLPIVLKLLDS, from the coding sequence ATGGTGATGGCAACAATGGCCGGTGGAaccggcggcctcgtcggcgcTGCGCTCGCCGTGGTGCTGGTCCCGTGGCTGTGGGTGGCGCTGGTGCACCTGGCTTGGCGTCCGTACGCCGTGGCTCGGGCGTTCGCGCGGCAGGGCGTCCGCGGGCCGCCGTACCGGTTCTTCGTGGGCAACAGCGGCGAGGCGAAGGCGACgctcgcggcggccggcggcgagaccCTGGACCGGAGCTCCCACGACATCATCCCGCGCGTGCTCCCGCATTACCGCGCGTGGGCGTCGCGCTACGGCAAGGTGTTCCTGTCGTGGTCCGGCGCGACGCCGACGCTGTGCGTGGGCAGCTACGACATGGCGAGGCGGGTCCTCGCCGACAAGGCCGGGCTGTACGTGAAGCCCGACCCGGGCCCGGCCATCCTGGCGCTGCTGGGCATGGGCCTGGTGTTCTCCGAGGGCGAGGACtgggcgcgccaccgccgcgtcgtGCACCCGGCGTTTGCCATGGACAAGCTCAAATCGATGACGGGCGCCATGGCGGCGTGCGCGGGGGAAGTGATccgggcgtgggaggcgcgcgcggcggccggtgagGTGACGGTGGAGGTCGGGCGGCAGTTCACGGAGCTCACCGCTGACGTGATCTCGCACACGGCGTTCGGGAGCAGCTACCGGCGGGGGAAGGAGGTGTTCGCGGCGCAGCGGGAGCTGCAGCACATCGCGTTCGCCTCCATCAACGGCGTCCGCGTCCCCGGCATGGGGTACGCGCCGACCAAGGCCAACGTGCGCCGGTGGCGGCTGGAGCGCACGGTGCGGGACACGCTCATGGCCATCATCGGcgagcgcctcgccgccgccggggaggcccGTGGCTACGGCACCGACCTGCTGGGCCTAATGCTCGAGGccaacgccgccggcgccggcggcaagaGGGCGATGAGCATGGACGAGATCGTCGACGAGTGCAAGACGTTCTTCTTCGCCGGGCACGACACGACCGCGCACCTCCTCACCTGGGCGATGTTCCTCCTCGGCACACACCCTGAGTGGCAGCAGCGGCTCAGGGAGGAGGTTCTCCTGGAGTGCGGTGGCGCCGGGACGGccctccacggcgacgcccTCGGCAAGCTCAAGCTCGTAACCATGGTGCTATACGAGACGCTCAGGCTGTACGGCCCGGTGAATATGATCGCGAGGGTGGGCACGGCGGACACGGACCTCTCCGGCGTGGAGGTGCCCATGGGCACCATCCTCACCATCCCGATCGCGATGCTGCACCGCGATGAGGAGGTGTGGGGCGCGGACGCCGGCGAGTTCAACCCGCTCCGGTTCCGCGACGGCgtgggccgggcggcggcgctcccggGCGCGCTGCTGTCCTTCTCGTCGGGCCCGCGGTCGTGCATCGGGCAGGACTTCGCGATGCTGGAGGCGAAGGCGACGCTGGCGATGGTCCTGCGGCGGTTCGCGTTCGAGGTGGCGCCGGAGTACGTGCACGCGCCGGCCGACTTCCTGACGCTGCAGCCCCTGCACGGCCTCCCCATCGTGCTCAAACTCTTGGACTCCTAG
- the LOC101773913 gene encoding mitogen-activated protein kinase kinase 2: MATPRKPMKLTLPPPESTMGKFLTHSGTFRDGDLLVNKDGLRIVPQSEGGEAPPIEPLDSQLSLDDLDVIKVIGKGSSGNVQLVRHKFTGQFFALKVIQLNIEDSIRRQIAKELKINLSTQYQYIVVFYQCFYFNGAISIVLEYMDGGSLSDFLKTVKTIPEDYLAAICKQILKGLIYLHHERHIIHRDLKPSNILINHRGEVKISDFGVSAIISSSSGQRDTFIGTRYYMAPERINAKKHGYMSDIWSLGLVILECATGNFPFPPCDSFYELLEAVVNQPPPSAPSDQFSPEFCSFISACTQKDAKDRSSAQALLNHPYLSMYDDLHVDLASYFTTAGSPLATFNSRQL, encoded by the exons ATGGCGACGCCTCGGAAGCCGATGAAGCTCACCCTGCCGCCCCCCGAGTCCACCATGGGCAAATTCCT GACGCACAGCGGGACGTTCAGGGACGGGGATCTGCTCGTCAACAAGGATGGCCTACGCATAGTTCCGCAGAGCGAGGGAGGCGAG GCTCCTCCTATAGAGCCACTGGATAGTCAATTGAGCTTAGATGATCTAGATGTAATCAAAGTGATCGGGAAAGGTAGCAGTGGAAATGTGCAATTGGTCCGCCACAAATTTACCGGGCAGTTTTTTGCTCTCAAG GTTATTCAACTAAATATTGAGGATAGTATACGCAGACAGATTGCCAAGGAGTTGAAAATAAACTTGTCAACACAGTACCAATATATTGTTGTGTTCTATCAGTGTTTTTATTTCAATGGTGCCATTTCTATTGTTTTGGAATACATGGACGGTGGCTCCCTTTCAGATTTCCTGAAGACTGTTAAAACCATTCCAGAGGACTACCTTGCTGCTATCTGTAAGCAG atactaAAAGGACTGATATACTTGCATCACGAGAGGCACATTATACACAGAGATCTGAAACCATCAAATATATTGATAAATCATAGGGGTGAAGTAAAAATATCAGACTTTGGTGTAAGTGCCATTATTTCTAGCTCCTCTGGACAGAGGGATACATTTATTGGCACGCGCTACTACATGGCG CCAGAAAGAATCAATGCAAAGAAACATGGTTATATGAGTGATATCTGGAGTTTGGGCCTAGTAATACTGGAATGTGCAACCGGCAATTTTCCGTTTCCTCCCTGTGATAGCTTTTATGAACTCCTCGAAGCTGTTGTTAATCAACCGCCACCATCTGCACCATCGGACCAGTTTTCACCAGAATTCTGCTCATTCATCTCTGCATG TACCCAGAAGGATGCTAAAGATAGGTCATCAGCACAAGCCTTGTTG AACCATCCATACCTGAGCATGTATGATGACCTGCATGTAGACCTTGCTTCTTACTTCACTACCGCAGGATCTCCCCTCGCCACTTTCAA TTCCAGGCAACTCTAA
- the LOC101774592 gene encoding uncharacterized protein LOC101774592 isoform X2 — MADRYRGYAAPYAHDRDPRGGYPEYFPSDGSIASYYASRPSVLPGGPDVLRNDVVLQPRAYALDGPGGVINPTLPGMNGLPAAARAHGPSPLEDPSFAGMSGLVPARALGPSLLEEPAVVGRSSSLGKGAGIPNVEHHSPLPNLDGPSEDESNILFVDGLPTDCTRREVAHLFRLFDGFKDIRVVHKEPRAVTRLMSCALWSLMMQKEHGLLWKNSEHTALTTGSPTPRFLRSNSQGSLSVCLPPTTIGNASSGADHCLLPPSSYQCRLCSRNLQMIRDQPVCTSNERFN; from the exons ATGGCGGACCGCTACCGCGGCTACGCTGCTCCCTACGCCCACGACAGAG ATCCACGAGGTGGTTATCCCGAGTATTTTCCATCTGATGGCTCAATAGCATCTTATTATGCTTCAAGACCTTCTGTTCTACCGGGTGGACCAGATGTTCTTAGAAACGAT GTAGTGTTGCAACCAAGGGCTTATGCTTTGGATGGTCCAGGAGGAGTGATTAATCCTACTTTGCCTGGCATGAATGGACTACCTGCTGCAGCGAGGGCACATGGACCTAGTCCTTTGGAAGACCCGTCTTTTGCTGGGATGAGTGGACTAGTTCCAGCCAGGGCACTGGGACCTAGTCTTTTGGAAGAACCGGCTGTTGTGGGGAGAAGCTCGTCTCTAGGCAAAGGTGCTGGTATTCCAAATGTTGAGCACCACAGCCCACTTCCAAACCTTGATGGGCCCTCAGAAGATGAATCCAACATTCTTTTTGTTGATGGTCTCCCTACTGATTGCACGAGGAGAGAAGTAGCCC ATTTGTTTCGGCTCTTCGATGGCTTCAAGGACATCAGAGTAGTGCACAAGGAGCCCAG AGCGGTGACAAGGCTTATGTCCTGTGCTTTGTGGAGTTTGATGATGCAAAAAGAGCACGGACTGCTATGGAAAAACTCCGAG CATACCGCTTTGACGACCGGAAGCCCGACTCCCCGCTTCTTGAGATCCAATTCGCAAGGTTCCCTTTCCGTCTGCCTGCCGCCCACGACGATAGGGAACGCCTCATCGGGCGCTGACCACTGCCTCCTGCCACCCTCTAGCTACCAGTGTCGTCTGTGCAGCCGGAATCTTCAGATGATCCGTGATCAGCCTGTATGTACGAGTAATGAGCGGTTTAACTGA
- the LOC101774592 gene encoding uncharacterized protein LOC101774592 isoform X1, with product MADRYRGYAAPYAHDRADPRGGYPEYFPSDGSIASYYASRPSVLPGGPDVLRNDVVLQPRAYALDGPGGVINPTLPGMNGLPAAARAHGPSPLEDPSFAGMSGLVPARALGPSLLEEPAVVGRSSSLGKGAGIPNVEHHSPLPNLDGPSEDESNILFVDGLPTDCTRREVAHLFRLFDGFKDIRVVHKEPRAVTRLMSCALWSLMMQKEHGLLWKNSEHTALTTGSPTPRFLRSNSQGSLSVCLPPTTIGNASSGADHCLLPPSSYQCRLCSRNLQMIRDQPVCTSNERFN from the exons ATGGCGGACCGCTACCGCGGCTACGCTGCTCCCTACGCCCACGACAGAG CAGATCCACGAGGTGGTTATCCCGAGTATTTTCCATCTGATGGCTCAATAGCATCTTATTATGCTTCAAGACCTTCTGTTCTACCGGGTGGACCAGATGTTCTTAGAAACGAT GTAGTGTTGCAACCAAGGGCTTATGCTTTGGATGGTCCAGGAGGAGTGATTAATCCTACTTTGCCTGGCATGAATGGACTACCTGCTGCAGCGAGGGCACATGGACCTAGTCCTTTGGAAGACCCGTCTTTTGCTGGGATGAGTGGACTAGTTCCAGCCAGGGCACTGGGACCTAGTCTTTTGGAAGAACCGGCTGTTGTGGGGAGAAGCTCGTCTCTAGGCAAAGGTGCTGGTATTCCAAATGTTGAGCACCACAGCCCACTTCCAAACCTTGATGGGCCCTCAGAAGATGAATCCAACATTCTTTTTGTTGATGGTCTCCCTACTGATTGCACGAGGAGAGAAGTAGCCC ATTTGTTTCGGCTCTTCGATGGCTTCAAGGACATCAGAGTAGTGCACAAGGAGCCCAG AGCGGTGACAAGGCTTATGTCCTGTGCTTTGTGGAGTTTGATGATGCAAAAAGAGCACGGACTGCTATGGAAAAACTCCGAG CATACCGCTTTGACGACCGGAAGCCCGACTCCCCGCTTCTTGAGATCCAATTCGCAAGGTTCCCTTTCCGTCTGCCTGCCGCCCACGACGATAGGGAACGCCTCATCGGGCGCTGACCACTGCCTCCTGCCACCCTCTAGCTACCAGTGTCGTCTGTGCAGCCGGAATCTTCAGATGATCCGTGATCAGCCTGTATGTACGAGTAATGAGCGGTTTAACTGA
- the LOC101774592 gene encoding RNA-binding protein 1 isoform X4: protein MADRYRGYAAPYAHDRDPRGGYPEYFPSDGSIASYYASRPSVLPGGPDVLRNDVVLQPRAYALDGPGGVINPTLPGMNGLPAAARAHGPSPLEDPSFAGMSGLVPARALGPSLLEEPAVVGRSSSLGKGAGIPNVEHHSPLPNLDGPSEDESNILFVDGLPTDCTRREVAHLFRLFDGFKDIRVVHKEPRHSGDKAYVLCFVEFDDAKRARTAMEKLRAYRFDDRKPDSPLLEIQFARFPFRLPAAHDDRERLIGR, encoded by the exons ATGGCGGACCGCTACCGCGGCTACGCTGCTCCCTACGCCCACGACAGAG ATCCACGAGGTGGTTATCCCGAGTATTTTCCATCTGATGGCTCAATAGCATCTTATTATGCTTCAAGACCTTCTGTTCTACCGGGTGGACCAGATGTTCTTAGAAACGAT GTAGTGTTGCAACCAAGGGCTTATGCTTTGGATGGTCCAGGAGGAGTGATTAATCCTACTTTGCCTGGCATGAATGGACTACCTGCTGCAGCGAGGGCACATGGACCTAGTCCTTTGGAAGACCCGTCTTTTGCTGGGATGAGTGGACTAGTTCCAGCCAGGGCACTGGGACCTAGTCTTTTGGAAGAACCGGCTGTTGTGGGGAGAAGCTCGTCTCTAGGCAAAGGTGCTGGTATTCCAAATGTTGAGCACCACAGCCCACTTCCAAACCTTGATGGGCCCTCAGAAGATGAATCCAACATTCTTTTTGTTGATGGTCTCCCTACTGATTGCACGAGGAGAGAAGTAGCCC ATTTGTTTCGGCTCTTCGATGGCTTCAAGGACATCAGAGTAGTGCACAAGGAGCCCAGGCAT AGCGGTGACAAGGCTTATGTCCTGTGCTTTGTGGAGTTTGATGATGCAAAAAGAGCACGGACTGCTATGGAAAAACTCCGAG CATACCGCTTTGACGACCGGAAGCCCGACTCCCCGCTTCTTGAGATCCAATTCGCAAGGTTCCCTTTCCGTCTGCCTGCCGCCCACGACGATAGGGAACGCCTCATCGGGCGCTGA
- the LOC101774592 gene encoding RNA-binding protein 1 isoform X3, giving the protein MADRYRGYAAPYAHDRADPRGGYPEYFPSDGSIASYYASRPSVLPGGPDVLRNDVVLQPRAYALDGPGGVINPTLPGMNGLPAAARAHGPSPLEDPSFAGMSGLVPARALGPSLLEEPAVVGRSSSLGKGAGIPNVEHHSPLPNLDGPSEDESNILFVDGLPTDCTRREVAHLFRLFDGFKDIRVVHKEPRHSGDKAYVLCFVEFDDAKRARTAMEKLRAYRFDDRKPDSPLLEIQFARFPFRLPAAHDDRERLIGR; this is encoded by the exons ATGGCGGACCGCTACCGCGGCTACGCTGCTCCCTACGCCCACGACAGAG CAGATCCACGAGGTGGTTATCCCGAGTATTTTCCATCTGATGGCTCAATAGCATCTTATTATGCTTCAAGACCTTCTGTTCTACCGGGTGGACCAGATGTTCTTAGAAACGAT GTAGTGTTGCAACCAAGGGCTTATGCTTTGGATGGTCCAGGAGGAGTGATTAATCCTACTTTGCCTGGCATGAATGGACTACCTGCTGCAGCGAGGGCACATGGACCTAGTCCTTTGGAAGACCCGTCTTTTGCTGGGATGAGTGGACTAGTTCCAGCCAGGGCACTGGGACCTAGTCTTTTGGAAGAACCGGCTGTTGTGGGGAGAAGCTCGTCTCTAGGCAAAGGTGCTGGTATTCCAAATGTTGAGCACCACAGCCCACTTCCAAACCTTGATGGGCCCTCAGAAGATGAATCCAACATTCTTTTTGTTGATGGTCTCCCTACTGATTGCACGAGGAGAGAAGTAGCCC ATTTGTTTCGGCTCTTCGATGGCTTCAAGGACATCAGAGTAGTGCACAAGGAGCCCAGGCAT AGCGGTGACAAGGCTTATGTCCTGTGCTTTGTGGAGTTTGATGATGCAAAAAGAGCACGGACTGCTATGGAAAAACTCCGAG CATACCGCTTTGACGACCGGAAGCCCGACTCCCCGCTTCTTGAGATCCAATTCGCAAGGTTCCCTTTCCGTCTGCCTGCCGCCCACGACGATAGGGAACGCCTCATCGGGCGCTGA
- the LOC101775522 gene encoding GDSL esterase/lipase APG, with protein sequence MAPATTLQARWLLAVALLLAVGIHGGRAQPLVPAVMTFGDSSVDVGNNDYLHTIIKANFPPYGRDFANHVATGRFCNGKLATDITADTLGFTTYPAAYLSPQASGQNLLIGANFASAGSGYYDHTALMYHAIPLSQQLQYFREYQSKLAAVAGGAQAHSIISGALYIISAGASDFVQNYYINPFLFKTQTADQFSDRLVAIFSNTVSQLYGMGARRIGVTSLPPLGCLPASITLFGHGSNGCVSRLNRDSQSFNGKMNATVEALSRRYPDLKIAVFDIYTPLHDLATDPQAQGFTEARRGCCGTGTVETTVLLCNPKSVGTCPNATSYVFWDAVHPSEAANQVIADSLITEGLNLVT encoded by the exons ATGGCTCCGGCGACGACGTTGCAGGCGAGGTGGCTGCTAGCCGTGGCGCTTCTCCTCGCCGTGGGGATCCACGGCGGCCGGGCGCAGCCGCTGGTGCCGGCGGTGATGACGTTCGGCGACTCGTCGGTCGACGTCGGGAACAACGACTACCTCCACACCATCATCAAGGCCAACTTCCCGCCCTACGGCAGGGACTTCGCCAACCACGTCGCCACGGGGAGGTTCTGCAACGGCAAGCTCGCCACCGACATCACCG CTGATACACTGGGGTTCACTACCTACCCTGCTGCGTACCTGAGCCCACAGGCGTCAGGGCAGAACCTTCTGATCGGCGCCAACTTCGCGTCTGCAGGATCCGGGTACTACGACCACACGGCGCTCATGTAT CACGCGATCCCGCTGTCCCAGCAGCTGCAGTACTTCCGGGAGTACCAGTCGAagctggcggcggtggccggcggcgcccaggcccaCTCCATCATCTCCGGCGCGCTCTACATCATCAGCGCCGGCGCCAGCGACTTCGTCCAGAACTACTACATCAACCCCTTCCTCTTCAAGACCCAGACCGCCGACCAGTTCTCCGACCGCCTCGTCGCCATCTTCAGCAACACCGTCTCG CAACTCTACGGCATGGGGGCGCGGCGCATCGGCGTgacgtcgctgccgccgctgggTTGCCTGCCGGCGTCGATCACGCTGTTCGGGCACGGGAGCAACGGCTGCGTCTCCAGGCTGAACCGCGACTCCCAGAGCTTCAACGGGAAGATGAACGCCACCGTGGAGGCGCTGTCGCGCCGGTACCCGGACCTCAAGATCGCCGTGTTCGACATCTACACGCCGCTGCACGACCTCGCCACCGACCCGCAGGCGCAGGGCTTCACGGAGGCGAGGCGCGGGTGCTGCGGGACGGGGACGGTGGAGACGACGGTGCTCCTCTGCAACCCCAAGTCGGTGGGGACGTGCCCCAACGCCACGTCCTACGTCTTCTGGGACGCCGTCCACCCGTCGGAGGCGGCCAACCAGGTCATCGCCGACTCGCTCATCACCGAGGGATTGAACCTCGTCACATGA